In the Rhinopithecus roxellana isolate Shanxi Qingling chromosome 16, ASM756505v1, whole genome shotgun sequence genome, CTCTGGTATCTGCAAGCTCTGTGGCTTGCTACATTACTTTGAGCATTTTACTTCACCTTTACAGTCTTGTTCTCacttgagaaaaaataataataacagaaagcATTTTGTGAGGTCAATTTGAAAATTGGATAATGTGCTAAATGAAGGATTTGGTTCTACAAACTTCCTGGtttaaagaacaacaaaaaaattttacagACCATGAGAAGAAAAGTAACTTGTATTTGCAGTCCAGTGTAGTATTTCTCCTTCCTCCACTTCACTACCTTTGTGTGAACTTGAAGGTAAACATATCAATCCTTGGCCACAATGTGAAGTCAGCAAAGACTTGCTTCTGATTGCCAGCCTCTGCTTCCTTACCCCTCTTCACTGTCTCACTTTCAGGATCCTCTTCGGTTCCTAATCTTCCCTTTCAAACCAAGTCTAAAGTACCAGCCATTACTCACGTGCACTAATTAAACTGGAGTATGCTTTGTTCTTCACTGAGTTTTTACATTTACCACTGACTTTTACCTCCAATTATGCAATGAATCTGACGTAGAACATGATACATGGTAGTAGAAGTAGCATCAGAGTTTTGGGCCATGGCTCTGCTGCTTACAGTGGACAAAAGTGGAATAGCCACCACGTCTCAATGAACTTTAGTTTCTCTGCCCCCACATTGTTCCGTGGTGACTTCTGGGAGTTCCTGGCTAGAAGAGCTGGAATCCCTCCATCACTGGCGTCTCCCAGAAGCAGGAACTCTTCCCCAGGCACGGGTGTGCTTCTCTCCAGCCCTCCTCCAGGCAGACATCCCAACCAGGGGCAGGCTAACTCAGTCTTGTTCCTTTTGACCTTCACCAGCCAGACTCCCTCATGCATATTTCTGATAACTGTGACTTGttagatacattttaaattattatcttaATTTGTAATATTCacacaatataaaaatttttaaaggagctATAAAATCTCTCCCACCCTAATCTTCTTCTTCAGTCTTCCTTCTTCCCCTAAATACAGGTAATCATTGtaatttatttcttgttctttatttacatacagtaaggacaaacataaattttatttaacattttcaccCCAAATGTAGCATTTTATTTACACTACTCTGTATTTCGcctattttcaactttttcaaaaagaaatatcctctcatTTGTTTCTCCAGCTGAATAGTGTTCCTTTATATGAATATGCCTCAACTGTCTCTAATTAGGAAAATCGAGATGGTTTCTTGTCTTTTGGTATTACTAATAGTACTGCAGAGAGTAATGTTGTTCGTAAGTTATATCACACGTGGGcaacttttgggtttttttttttttcttttcttttctttctttcttttttttttgagatagagtctcgctctgtcgcccaggctggagtgcagtggcatgatcgcagctcactgcaacctgcgcctcccaggatcaagtgattctcttgcctcagcctcctgagactacaggtgcccacgaccatgcctggctaatttttgtatttttggtagagacagggtttcgccatattggccaggctgatctcgaactcctgaccttgtgatccaccctccttggcctcccaaagtgttggtattacaggcgtgagccaccacacctggccataagCAAGTATTTTTATAGGACACATTTCCAGGCCTAGAATTTATAGATGAAAGTTTACATGCATCTATAATTTTGATAGATATCACCTAATTgcctccatagtgattgtactataAATGGCATGCATgctatttaatttgcatttttattatcatGAGTGAGATTGAACCTCTTTTAATGTCGTTTTTTTCTCTGCAAACTGTTCATGTCCTTTCACCATATTTCTATTGTGTCTCCTGTAATGTAAATATTCACTGtgtaataatattttcaaatcttaCAATGCAAATTATTCCCAGTATTTCTCATTGTCTCTAGCAATTTCTGGCAAATAAGCCAATCATTGCAATGGAATTCTATGTTAAGGAAGTATTTTTACATTAGTGGCATATTTCATTGTATCTACTCAGCCAGCCTGCATGAAAATACACCCATTTGAAGAATCAACCatattaatgaatttattttgatttataaaaaatttaaaatggataGAATATGTAAAGccacattacaaaataaaaacaattgtgGTCAATATGCACAATCTTAAAACAcagataaacatatatatacaaaatcaaAACAGTGTGATTGTACTATAAATTGTATTACCATTCtatgaagaacagaaataatCATGTTTGGAGAAGTCCTCTAGTTCCTCCACCTACCTTGGGCTTCTACAACTCTGTAGTAAGCTCTTGCTTCATGTCGTTCAAGGGTCTGTTCCTTGTTTGCTCAGCTTTTCTGTGAGACtgaacacaaagaaaagacaTCGGTTGATTTCTACTTGGACAATGGCCCAGGCACAGCTGCTGTAGTCCTGGTTTTCCAGGTAATCATGGATCCTTCGGAAGTACATTTTAACTTGTAATCTAAGGTTATCACTACCCAAAGTACCACTTAGCTTCTCTGTTTCCAGTCCCATGAGTGCTTCTAGGTATTCTAGCTGTTGATGAAGTTGAATGAGGAATTTCTCCATGTGATTTTCCTCCCAACCATCCAGAGAAATATTTGCCCTGAAGAGGCTGAAGATCTGCTGAAGCATCTCATGGAGAATGGCCAGAGTATGTCCTTTTTGGTACTGCTGAGGACTCAAAGACTTCTGAGGAAGCAGAAAGTTTTTCCTGTGTGGTAGACACAGGTGAATTGACGAGGTTTGCAACTTATTCAAGAGTTTTAAACTTTCTTGATTCACTCTTCTTTGCTGGAAGAGAATCAGTTTCAAATCTAGAGAGAAGACAGTGGTAGAGGCCAGCAGCACCAACACAATTTCAAAGAAGTGCTTGATAATCATGGTGAAGGTCAAATATGCTACTTATCTCAGCATAGACTTAGGGACATTCCAAATCTAGTGAATGAATGTTTGCCTTTCGTGCATCTCAGATTATTTTGGAGAGTGTTctcttttgttggttttgttttctaacGTCATCTCTGCAAGTTTACACATTAGATTTTCAGGTTCCCTTTTCATGGTGCTCAGAGTACATTTTCTCCATTTCCCtattgtgttggctattttgAGGAAGTAACCAAAATAACTTATTCATTGTATGCTTTCCTTGAGGCAATTACAGACTAGTCAGCCAATATAATCTTTTATTATTCTATTCATTATATACAAAGTTTCACTGAACACAATGTGCTTTCTAAATATTTAGTCAAGCTTATTAAAGTTCTTTTATTGAGATTAAGTTTTTTTCAGTAATAGTCTTTCATGGAGTAAAACTTATCAAAGGCTTAGCAGCACTTACAAGGAATTCAGAGGCAAAACTTAAAATACCTACAAACGACTAAATTTAAAACCTCAACTAGAACTGTAAATTTTCACAaatgcttgagcaaattaactttaaaacatatatcagcaatcttattttatttcttatcctATCAGTTTAATATCTAAGATTCTAGCCTATAGAAGCAATgtgaaaaaaagagcaaagaatgTTGTTATAATATTATTGCAATGGCAGAATATTAGAATATTAGGTTCAACAACAGGTAAATGATTACATATATGTTGGTACATCCATATAATTAAATGATATGTATCCATTATAGATGATAAAATTATATGTGAAGAGAGATTGGCGGCATTTGGTTAGTGTATATTCCCTAGAATAGCGATAACTTTGGTAAACTAATGTGAACATCTCTACATTAACAATGTCCTCTGAATTACAAATACCCATATTCTAAGTTCCTCTTGAATAAGCCCCCAATCTACCTTTCCAATCTTATCCCACTGTTGCTCTAAATATAGTGTGAGGGAATCTGAACTCCAGAAAAAGTGATTTAGTATTCCCTTAATACAGCTAgcgcttttgtgtgtgtgtgtgtgtgtgtgtgtgtgtgtgtttattgatGATGTTTTCTCTGAAACATCACCTGTTGCTTCCTTTACCTCAAGAACCTCTCTGTGCAAGGACTAAAGACTACTTGTCCTTTAAGGCCCAGATCTCCCCCAAGGAGCCATAATCTTCTGGATCCCCACAACACTTTGTACCTACCTTATTTAAGACATCTTTCCTGTTCTGTCTTATATTTGACTATGAATTTACATGATTAAAAGTCTCTTCAGAGTGTGAAATAAACACTGATAACTGATTTCTTTACTGTCTATACAACTATAGTAGTTGCTTCGTAAATATGAATTGACTTGGAATAAATTAATATGTTCTACACAAAGTGATACAAGATGTTGAATCTTATCTTTAATCGTTTTTCTGCAGGCAGCTGGGTGAATCCCTAAATGTCGAAAACAGGCACTCTGTAAACATGTATGGTCTCATTATATACCAGCTCAGCTGTATGTTTGGTCACTTACTCTAGTATTAATAAGTTGAAATAAACTGAGTCAGCATGCTCCACAGAGGGGTCTTTTCCCTCTCTATCTGagacaaaggagagagaaagagagagagagagagagagagacagagacagagacagagacagagaaagacagagagaaaagaccTATGATAATATGTAATATACAAAAGGAATAACACTTGTTTCATAACATTATGCTTAATCTATCTGGACAGTAGAATTTTGACTAGTCTCAaaaactctttaaatattttatgctgaGCTTcaggaaaacaatataaaaataaattaagaatatcAGGTGTGACTCTGTCTAATAACAAGCTCTGATCTATAATTAAGGCTTTCTCATCATTTTCATTCAATTGACAAAAATGATCTAAATGTTGTTTAATTTACAAATGATCAGGGATTTTCCAGATgcctttctgttactgatttcgtATTTGAATCATTGTGGTTAAAGAATGtagtttaaatttattgagacttattttatggCTCAGAATATAGTTTATCTTGATGATAGTTCCTTGTGAACTTGAAATAATAATGTTCTACTTTTGTTGGTTGGActgttttataaatgtcagttaggttAAACTGGTTGAAagtgtttgaaattttctatatCCTTTCTGACAGTCTATTTGTTCTATCAACTATCAGAAGAGAATTGAAATCCCTAGTATAGTTTTTGATTTGCCTATCTCCCATTtaagttctatcagtttttccCTTGTTTATTTTAGAACTTTAGTATTAGGTGCATCATACTTAGGATTACTATGTCCTCTTGATGTATTGacccctttattttaaaatgtccctcTGTATCCTTTGCATTATTCCTTACTCCTAAATCAACTTTCTCTGATAaccatttatgtttttttaattagtgTTAGCATATCTTTttgcatcttttaattttttaacttattcatgttatatttaaagtgagtttcttatacAGAGCATATAGTTGGACCTTGTATTTTATTCTGTCTGACAATCTTTGCTTTATTAGAGTGTTTAGGTCATTAAACTTAATGTAATTGTCAGTATGGCTCGGTTTATATCTACCACTTTATTATCTGTTTTCTAACTGCCCATATGttcttttctcacttttaagcttttccttccttcttctgtattgaattttttgtagttttctactGCCCATTTTATCTCCATTATTGGCTTGTTGTAATAccactttgttttactttttgttttcacaCAAGTTTCTCTAGgattaaaaatatacatctttATCTAACATATTACAGTTTACCTTCAAATAATATTACAACCCACTTAAAGTACAGTGTAGGGATATTATAACAGTATACTTCtatttcctctttctcattctttacACTACTTTCATTAATATTTCTTATATCACACATCCCCTGGAAATAAACTCTCTTGGCTTttgtctgtctcaaaaagtattgtgtcttctttttgaaatatatttttgctgtgtatagaattctaagttgatTTTTTCTTTACTGTAAACATGTTGCTCTACTCTATTCTGGCTTGCATAATTtctgaagagaaaactgaggtcattcttaattttattcctgtgtgcatgtttcttccttttctttggcaGCTTTTAAGATTTACTATCACTATTTTCTGGCAATTTGATAATAATGTGCTTTGGTGTGATTTTATTCTTGTCTCTTTTACAAGGATTTTTTTGAGCTTTGTGAATCCatgattttatcattttcatcaAATGTGAAAAAGTTTcagactttatttcttttaacatttttctatttccattccCTCCCTCCTAATCTCGTCTGGGACTACATCTCTAGATGTGTTTGACTGTTTAATATTATCACACAGTTCCCTGAAGCTTTGCTCATTTACTTTTTAGTCTTTTCCTCtgtcttatttttaatactttctgTGTCTGCCTTCAAGCTTATTGGTATTTCCTTTAGTAGTATCTTATCTACAGTTAATCCCATCCAGTATATTTATCACTTCAGATATTATACTTTCATTTGTAGAAgtcaaatttgtttctttttcatatctACATTTCTTTCCTCATCACATTCATCTTTTCCTCTACATTCTTGAGCACATGGGGTACATTTATAGTAGGCGTTTTATCTCCTTTTCTGATAATTCTATGATTTGTGTCATTTCTGGGTCTGCTCttgtcaattatatttctattctttatgGGTCCTATTTTCCTATGTCTTTTGCATGTTTGGTCACTTTTGAGTGGATTCTGAGCattgtaaattttactttaatggGAGCTGGATTTGTTAAGTCCTTTACATATAGTTGAACTTTGTTTTAGGGTATAGTTGAGTTACTTGGAATTTGATTCCTCTGATACTTTCTTTGTTAGCATGAGTGAAGCATACTTTATAATCTAGGGCAATATCTTTGTAACCAAGAATACAGTCTTTTGAGGACTCTACTTAATGCTCTCTGAATTTGGAGATTTTTGCCCTCTGGCTGCTGGAAACATGAAATATTCCCAGCCCTGTGTTAGCACTGGGGACAGCCtttgctgcctgctcctttctGGATGCTTTTTCCTAATCTTGGGTAACTCTTTTACATACACGCACAAACCACACATTAGCTAAAGACTCCTGAAGACATTTTTACAGATCTCTGTAGCTCTCATTCATTCTCCCCCAATTTCCCTCTGTGCAGCAGTATCTTCTCCAATATTTTGCTGTCTCCCTGAACTCCAAACTATGACATATCAACTCAGTGAGAATACTGGTCTGTTGGAGTTTCCTCCTCTTTGTGCTGCAGCCTACAAATTTTCTACCCAGTGTTAAGCTGGAGCAATGGTAGGGTTTactgtatttctttcctttctatcaAGGATCATTATCTTACGCTACCTGTTTTCCAATGTCTAAAaactatttttcatatattttactcaGTATTCTAGTTGTTTACAGTGAGATGATAAATTTAGTTGTCCCTCATGACTAGAAGTGGAGGTTCTCTCATCATAAATAATCTAAAGTGGGAGTTGGCAAACTATAGCCTATGGACCCAATCTGGCCTAccacctgcttttgtaaataaagttttattagaacacaatGATGCTCATTTGTTTATAAAGTGTATATGGCACTTTCATGCTACAATAGCAAGGCTAAATAGTTGTGATAGGAACCACATGGtctacaaaacctaaaatatttactatctggtcctttacagaaaggTTTGCTGAACCctgatataaaatattaaaaacaaaatataaatgtattcaaagtctagaaattttgaaaatattttcacaaaaaatataatcttaaagtaaatgttaaaaaattacatattttatattttcaaaaaaatgaaattttatgttatctatcaaaattaaaagacaacATGCATAGTATAATTAATGAATATCAAATTTAAACTGACAGTATTTAAATAAAGCATATACttaatcttttaattaaaaacttattaaacattaaaaatgtttataaaagtaaaattacatgCAGTTCTATCTTTCAAGGTTCACATGGATGCCGATGTTAAAAAAATGTATCACACTTCTAGCATATGTCTAGACCAACATAAATTCAGATTTAAGAGTAAAATAAATTGATATTGAGAAATATTTTCCCACCTCCATGTGCAACTATTGCCAGTGTCAATCATAATTTATGAGTCCCTCCTGAATCACTAATTGTTACATAAAGACAAGCAAGAGAATGGACACTGGGTACTATTGAGACATGGTATTTCATTTTGTAAGAATCTATTGCATTCATGCTGTCCCTGAGGAAGGGTTTACTAGGCAATtaatgtgtcttttctctttcctctgtagTTCAAATCCCCTACATTCCAAGGCAACGTCTCCTTCATGGCATCAGGCACAGTCACTTTTTTGTAGGGGACTGAAAGCAAGAGATGTGGAGAAATGTTTCCCTGGGAACCGAATGGAATTACTAAtgagtatatatatttagagttATTGGGTCATATGTGAGCACTGAGCACCGGATCCTAAGTGATGTGGGTactagatgtttttaaaaaatgtgtgtgtctatgcatgtgtgtgtatgtgcacttCTACGTGTGCATACACATATGTTGTATTAATTGAATCATGTCTGATATTCAGGGGTCTCAAAAGGGCAAGACCTATAGTAGAGCACAGGTCACTCTTGTCCAAATCTAAGGATGGTATTAAGGAAATTCACTGCATGCTTACATTGCTTGtagaaaaacaatggaaaagtGCCATGATGATGAAAAAAGGGCTAAATCTTAAGTATCAGTGAGTATGACGAAGCCtctgaaataaattaaacaaatgaCTGGTAGTTCATCTTTAGCTAGAATGGGCTTTTCAATGACTTTTAAACTTATTAAGTAAGTattgagttttatttattcacttgtcTCCATAAATTATTTATCATTACTGTCAatctaaaaaatgtaattaaaattgtGATACCCTctgtttaaaatacacaaaaatagttCCAGTTAGTGAAGAAGGCATTTTAAATTCAACCAAAGGATGGCAGCATAATATCAATTACTTAGAACCTGGGACAAACTTTGCTGTTGGTAAGATAACACAAATCAATGGTATCTAGTGGTCTAAGTAATAATGTATATTCAGCAATACATTACTCAGACCAGGTGTATTGTTCCCATAACACGTTAGATCATGAATCTGTCTAACTCATATTAAGATACTTGCTGGTTGGTATTGTTATATTTCCCTTTTTTGCCTTGACCACACTAATGAATGGACATTCCTTGCTTTCTGGCCTTCCGCCACCTCCTCTCCCtttctgggggtggggagggtgggggagtcTGTAAACATATTCTGACTTCTCTGCCCACTCTGGGATCATGTGCCCTGGCCAGACTCTCCAGTGTGCCACATACAGGGTGCCACATCTAGCGAAATTCCAAGCTACTCAGTGCCTCCCTTTGCTCTGGCCTCAGTTATTATTTCAGATAtggtttttttttccaatgataTCGACACAGCTGTACTCCATTTTCTGAGCATAAACTTTCAAATATTTGACCATATTAATTTATCTATCATAGAATTCTGGAGCTGGAATTGCTCTTAAATTGATATCTAATCTCtgctccctttttcctttttgaaaaattcAGTCCCAAAGCCAATAGATGGGCAGAACAATGTAAGCATTTTGCTGGAAAGGGCAGGAAGCCACACTGCTGGAGCTCAGACAGGCGAAGGTGACTGTTTATGTGGAGAGAGAACCTGGCGCGGGTGTCACAGCCTAAGAGTAATTAGAAGATCCGTGGAGTGGAGCTGCTGTGGGAGTCATAACCTGAGTGGAGTGAGGAGAAACATTCTATAAAACAATTGCCCTGTAATCGTTCAAGGTCATGAAAGTCAAGAAAGACCCAGCAACTGCTCCAGACAAGAAAAGACTAAAGAATATAGCAACTGAATGCATAGCATGATTCTGAATGGGATCCATTTGCTATTAAGAATATTATaggggccaagcacagtggctcacacctgtaatcccaacacttttggaggctgaggtgagtgtatcatctgaggtcaggagtttgagaccagtctggccaacatggtgtaaccccatctctaccaaaaatacaaaaattagccaggcatgtggtgggtgcctgtaatcccagctacttgggaggctgaagcaggagaattgcttgaacctgggaggcggagattaccCGTaaactgagattatgccactgcactccagcctgggtgacagaacaagactccatctcaaaaaaaaaaaaaaaaaaaaaaaagaatattattggGACAACCAGACTACAAATCTAAATATGAAGATTGAGTATTATATGGTGCTAACATTAACAATGttaatttctgaattttgttGTGATTATGCAGGGAAAATATCTCTGTCGGTAGGAAACACACATTAAAGTATTCGACAGTATTTGTGCATCAGCTTGGCaacttaaattatttcaaaaacaagaTTCTCTCTCCTATAGTTTCAACTTTTGTGATTATTTCAAAGgataaaaagtgtgtgtgtattttttaactaAACAATCCACGTTTGAGACGTGATGACTGAGGTCTAACCGAGCAGAATATCCTTCTTTTTGTACACTATCATCAACTATActgctctccctttccctcttcatAATTTAGGCCAAGAATGGCAAAAGCAcagtagaaagaaaaagaccaCCACTTCTCATGAAAATTGTGTAACATGATACTCAGCACATGGGTTTTTAATGGGCAACAGAATAGGTttaaaccccaactctactactTGCTTGCTGTGTGGTTTTTGGCAAGCTattaacttctctgtgtctcagtttcatcAATGTTAAGACAAGTATAATAATGGTGTCTCTTGGAGTTGTTGTGAAATCTAATTGAGATAATCCACCTAATATGTTTAGTATAGTGCATGGCATGTGATCCATGcacaataaatgttattattatttatgttattattaaaatgtaacattattattaaaataatatcatttatgttaaaatattattaatagatAATGGCACCCTGTTCCATCAAGCTCTAGGTAAGTACTTTCAAAATGTTCTGAGGGCATCCCCTATTAATCAGTCACAGCCGGAAATAAGATGAAGCCCATTTTCTATTAACTGCTTTTTCAACAAATGTCAATtaatccaaagaaagaagaaccaAGTGTGTGCATACTCTAGAGGCACTTAGATGACATGTATTGGTCCTCatgttattaattcattcaaaaatgtttaCTGATTGCTTATTGTGGTCCTAGCATTGCTCCAGGCCCTGTTAAGTTAAACAGAGATAAAGATCCCTGGAATGGAGTTTAATTGGATTAGGTAGGGTAAAGGGGGAGAAATAGTAAAGTATAAGCAAATGATATAGcaagcagtccccaacctttttggcaccaggaacctgttttgtggaagataattttttccACGGACCAGGGTtggggaatggtttcaggatgattcaagcacatcacatttattgtgtactttatttctattactacTATATTGTAATGTATACTAAAAGTAATtttacaactcaccataatgtagaaccAGTGGGaggcctgagcttgttttcctgaaaCTAACTATGTTTCTCATCTGGAGGGAAACTATATTTCCTatctggaggtgatgggagacagtgatggATCATCAGACActagattctcacaaggagcatgcaacctagatcccttctatgcctagttcacaatagggttcacactcctatgagaacctaatgctgccactgatctgacaggaggcagagctcaagAGGTAAAGTGCGCAATGGGGAGttgctataaatacagatgaagctttgctcactcacctgccactcacctacTGCTGTGCGgccctggttcctaacaggctgtGGAGCAGTACTGGACTGTGGCCTGGGGATTGAGGACCCCGTGTTATAGCATACTATAATGCAGATGTATACTGGAGTAAAATCAATTAGGagcatctctttttttctaaagttaTTGACCTTCTGTATACAGAATGACACAAACAGATAGCTCAAGATCAGTCCCCAAGAAACACCAATATTTAAGGAATGAGTAGAAGAGGAGaccaaaaagtgaaataaacagtgtctaggccaggcacagtggctcacacctgtaatcccagtactttgggaagctgaggcgggtgatcacctgaggtcaggagttcgagaccagcctggccaacatggtgaaaccctgtatctactaaaaatacaaaaattagtcaggcatggtggtgggcacctgtaatcccagctactcgggaggctgaggcaagagaatcgcttgaacccaggagtcagaggttgcagtgagccgagattgcgccatcacactccaacctgggggacaagagcaagacttcatcttaaaaaaaaaaaaaagacagtgtctGGATCAGTAGAAGGAAAACCAGTTTTCAAGAACAAAGGATTGTCTAACAGTGTCACACACCACTAAGTGGGCAAGAAAAGTAAGTACTTGAAAACATATGTAGAAGTTAATTACATGGACATTATCAGTGACTTTGGCAAACAAAATTTTCAATGGAGTATTAAGGGTGGAAGCCAGATTTCAATTCTTATaagaggaaatggaaataaacaataaaacaatatagGCTATGCCCACAAAAAGTTGATCACTACAtcgaagagaaaaaataagtgaagatAGGAGTGGGAGGTTCAGTCttggaaagttttgttttttgttttgtttttaaaagtgagaaataCTCTCTGTTGATTAGAAGAAATCAGTAGAGAGTGGAAGAAATGGAACCAGAGCCTCATCTTGGGCTTGGTCTatagcaggaaggagaaaagaatag is a window encoding:
- the IFNE gene encoding interferon epsilon; this translates as MIIKHFFEIVLVLLASTTVFSLDLKLILFQQRRVNQESLKLLNKLQTSSIHLCLPHRKNFLLPQKSLSPQQYQKGHTLAILHEMLQQIFSLFRANISLDGWEENHMEKFLIQLHQQLEYLEALMGLETEKLSGTLGSDNLRLQVKMYFRRIHDYLENQDYSSCAWAIVQVEINRCLFFVFSLTEKLSKQGTDP